A genomic segment from Curtobacterium sp. MCSS17_007 encodes:
- a CDS encoding DUF475 domain-containing protein, with translation MATRSLLTVPLVLTVAAAAVAWVALGPAAALAFGALALLEIAMAADSSVPMAGIAGRLHSPARRLFLSLGIVAGVLAMRLLLPPAAVAVGGGTDPASAVDEAVFAPGSFSAHLAEVRPALAAFGAAFIWLVFAEYLFNTDRLSRRSWLGGLEARLARVARPRVWSVVTAAAGVLVTTVLVGRQDAWAPGSVLPVAVGGAAGTVAYLVSKRIARWALRGVDGTDTGAVGTRGSWRVHAYASTVVFERGLVVFMLFEILDGVYSLSGSGLLGADGLGALEQAALAVTAIAVGAVFLARTTSRLDQAATLKRLRYLKAGAAYVLGVLAVLLWTSLLVPVPGVVVGWFGTVVIGLALTSSLPWRAWARRLRRQAATG, from the coding sequence ATGGCCACGAGATCGCTCCTGACCGTCCCCCTCGTCCTCACCGTGGCGGCCGCGGCCGTCGCATGGGTCGCACTCGGCCCGGCAGCCGCTCTGGCCTTCGGTGCGCTCGCCCTGCTCGAGATCGCCATGGCCGCCGACTCGTCGGTCCCGATGGCGGGGATCGCGGGGCGTCTGCACTCCCCCGCACGGCGACTCTTCCTCTCACTCGGCATCGTGGCGGGCGTCCTCGCGATGCGCCTGCTGCTGCCCCCGGCAGCGGTCGCCGTCGGCGGCGGCACGGACCCCGCGTCCGCCGTCGACGAGGCCGTCTTCGCTCCCGGGTCGTTCTCCGCCCACCTCGCCGAGGTCAGGCCCGCGCTGGCCGCGTTCGGCGCGGCGTTCATCTGGCTCGTGTTCGCCGAGTACCTGTTCAACACCGACCGCCTGTCACGTCGGTCCTGGCTGGGCGGCCTGGAGGCGCGGCTCGCCCGGGTCGCGCGACCGCGCGTCTGGTCCGTGGTCACCGCTGCAGCCGGCGTGCTCGTGACGACCGTCCTCGTGGGACGGCAGGACGCGTGGGCGCCCGGTTCGGTGCTCCCGGTCGCCGTCGGCGGCGCAGCGGGCACCGTCGCCTACCTCGTGTCCAAGCGGATCGCTCGGTGGGCGCTGCGCGGCGTGGACGGCACCGACACCGGTGCGGTCGGGACGCGCGGCTCGTGGCGGGTCCACGCCTACGCGTCGACGGTGGTCTTCGAGCGTGGGCTCGTGGTCTTCATGCTGTTCGAGATCCTGGACGGCGTGTACAGCCTGTCGGGGTCGGGACTGCTCGGCGCCGACGGACTCGGTGCGCTCGAGCAGGCCGCGCTCGCGGTCACGGCAATCGCCGTCGGCGCGGTCTTCCTCGCCCGCACCACGTCGCGCCTGGACCAGGCGGCGACGCTCAAGCGCCTCCGGTACCTGAAGGCAGGGGCAGCCTACGTCCTCGGGGTCCTCGCCGTCCTGCTCTGGACCAGCCTGCTCGTGCCGGTGCCCGGGGTGGTCGTCGGCTGGTTCGGCACCGTCGTGATCGGTCTCGCACTGACGAGCTCGCTGCCGTGGCGGGCGTGGGCACGGCGCCTCCGACGGCAGGCGGCGACGGGCTGA
- a CDS encoding Na+/H+ antiporter, translating into MLGPELVVALGLAIAVTAAVADRIRVAPPVLLLVIGALLALVPTFGRVELPAEAVLLLFLPALLYWESLTTSLREIRKNLRGIVLMGTLLVVVTAGVVATLLHLLGMPWGPAWVLGAAVAPTDATAVGVLTKMLPRRNVTVLRAERLVNDGTTLVVYGIAVAVTVGTQELTFWSVSGMLVLSYVGGVAGGLLAAWLGTLVLRRVDTVVLENLVTLLVPFAAFLGAEAIGASGVLAVVAAGIVVSQVAPKLDRAETRQQVRAFWSFLTYLLNGALFVLVGIEAMVAARELDAGELWSGVGLVLAVSVVLVLVRFAFEGTIGGTVWLVTRRFGGEPREGRRDRLVSGFAGFRGAVSLAMAVAVPRTLESGGAFPDRDLIVFVTAGVVVVTIVGQALVLPAVLRRAALPEDESVGEERRYAERTAVEEALDALPRLARKAGADRATVDRVRKDLEAHLDVIQAREEDDEDHPALQRHDATVALELALVRHKAATLLRLRDEDEIDDLVLRQVRAGYDAEEARLEGSTPA; encoded by the coding sequence GTGCTCGGTCCTGAACTGGTGGTGGCCCTCGGCCTCGCCATCGCCGTGACGGCTGCCGTCGCCGACCGCATCCGCGTGGCGCCGCCCGTCCTGCTGCTCGTCATCGGCGCGCTGCTCGCCCTCGTGCCGACCTTCGGACGCGTCGAGCTCCCCGCCGAGGCCGTGCTCCTGCTGTTCCTGCCGGCACTGCTCTACTGGGAGAGCCTGACCACCTCGCTCCGGGAGATCCGGAAGAACCTCCGCGGCATCGTCCTCATGGGTACCCTGCTCGTCGTCGTCACGGCCGGCGTCGTGGCGACGCTCCTGCACCTGCTCGGCATGCCGTGGGGTCCGGCGTGGGTGCTCGGCGCGGCCGTCGCGCCCACGGACGCAACTGCGGTCGGCGTGCTGACGAAGATGCTGCCCCGCCGCAACGTCACGGTGCTGCGTGCTGAGCGCCTCGTCAACGACGGCACGACCCTCGTGGTCTACGGCATCGCGGTCGCGGTCACCGTCGGGACGCAGGAGCTCACGTTCTGGAGCGTGTCCGGCATGCTCGTCCTGTCGTACGTGGGCGGGGTGGCGGGCGGGCTCCTCGCCGCGTGGCTGGGCACACTCGTGCTCCGGCGGGTCGACACGGTCGTGCTCGAGAACCTCGTGACACTGCTCGTGCCGTTCGCGGCGTTCCTCGGCGCCGAGGCGATCGGTGCGTCCGGGGTGCTCGCCGTCGTGGCGGCCGGCATCGTCGTCAGCCAGGTGGCCCCCAAGCTCGACCGGGCGGAGACCCGACAGCAGGTCCGCGCGTTCTGGTCCTTCCTGACCTACCTGCTCAACGGTGCGCTCTTCGTGCTCGTCGGCATCGAGGCGATGGTCGCCGCGCGCGAGCTCGACGCCGGTGAGCTGTGGAGCGGCGTCGGTCTCGTCCTCGCCGTCTCGGTCGTGCTCGTGCTCGTCCGGTTCGCCTTCGAGGGCACGATCGGCGGGACCGTCTGGCTCGTCACCCGTCGGTTCGGCGGTGAGCCGCGCGAGGGTCGCCGTGACCGGCTCGTCAGCGGTTTCGCTGGGTTCCGCGGCGCGGTGTCGCTGGCGATGGCCGTCGCGGTCCCCCGCACGCTGGAGTCCGGCGGCGCGTTCCCGGACCGCGACCTCATCGTCTTCGTGACCGCGGGCGTCGTCGTCGTGACCATCGTCGGCCAGGCGCTCGTGCTCCCCGCGGTCCTGCGCCGGGCCGCACTCCCCGAGGACGAGTCGGTCGGCGAGGAACGCCGGTACGCCGAGCGGACGGCGGTCGAGGAGGCGCTCGACGCGCTCCCCCGTCTGGCGCGCAAGGCCGGTGCCGACCGGGCGACGGTCGACCGGGTGCGGAAGGACCTCGAGGCCCACCTCGACGTCATCCAGGCCCGGGAGGAGGACGACGAGGACCACCCGGCGCTGCAGCGGCACGACGCGACGGTCGCCCTCGAGCTCGCCCTGGTGCGGCACAAGGCGGCGACCCTGCTGCGGCTCCGCGACGAGGACGAGATCGACGACCTCGTCCTGCGCCAGGTGCGCGCCGGCTACGACGCCGAGGAGGCGCGGCTCGAGGGCTCGACACCGGCCTGA
- a CDS encoding GntR family transcriptional regulator yields the protein MPDRATETRVDEVEDRLVTAVAVGEYLPASRLPPERELAVLLGVGRVTVRAALARLVDRGLLETRRGRGGGTFVRTQWPDSSSDAVGRTLLARWAGIRDTADAIALLHGALATAAAERITDEERTALRARLDDFRAASSGFDKQQADAVLHRTIIDAAANEVLAATLAGLESQVSIAAPAHLWGTAEGMAEMEARALHEHEGLVEAVCAGRPVDAGVLARRHVGIDLELLERAMLRAGQVPTD from the coding sequence GTGCCAGATCGTGCGACGGAGACCCGTGTCGACGAGGTCGAGGACCGGCTCGTCACGGCCGTTGCCGTCGGCGAGTACCTGCCTGCGTCCCGCCTGCCGCCCGAGCGGGAGCTGGCGGTGCTCCTCGGTGTCGGACGTGTCACGGTGCGCGCGGCCCTCGCACGACTGGTCGACCGCGGACTGCTCGAGACCCGCCGGGGCCGGGGCGGCGGCACCTTCGTCCGCACACAGTGGCCGGACTCGTCCTCCGACGCCGTCGGCCGCACACTGCTCGCGCGCTGGGCCGGCATCCGCGACACTGCCGACGCGATCGCGCTGCTGCACGGCGCACTCGCCACCGCCGCGGCGGAGCGCATCACCGACGAGGAACGAACTGCGCTGCGGGCCCGACTCGACGACTTCCGTGCGGCGTCGTCCGGGTTCGACAAGCAGCAGGCCGACGCCGTCCTGCACCGCACGATCATCGACGCGGCCGCGAACGAGGTGCTCGCCGCGACGCTCGCCGGGCTCGAGTCGCAGGTGTCGATCGCCGCCCCCGCACACCTGTGGGGCACCGCCGAGGGCATGGCCGAGATGGAGGCACGGGCGCTGCACGAGCACGAGGGGCTCGTCGAGGCCGTCTGTGCGGGACGGCCGGTCGATGCCGGGGTGTTGGCACGCCGGCACGTGGGCATCGACCTCGAACTGCTCGAGCGGGCGATGCTGCGTGCGGGTCAGGTGCCGACGGACTGA